The following coding sequences are from one Gigantopelta aegis isolate Gae_Host chromosome 15, Gae_host_genome, whole genome shotgun sequence window:
- the LOC121389935 gene encoding E3 SUMO-protein ligase ZBED1-like, which produces MDSDVIKQMKKAMASDLESRYSNKQEFLQECTALDPRFKVSCVNAEQQHEVYHRLAVEAANMKPRLVSVKVEPTTSTTTVADDLPALPVMLPDMESADAQSDVKPVDDVITTSTRITSDLTTQSSCASGGLASILGDVVFIKEEMLPKKSNLEQAIFEIDVFKGHALIPMSEDPLVWWKEHHWQFPLLSQLARKRLCIPATSVPSERVFRTAGNIVTAQRAALNPEVVDMLIFLKKNMA; this is translated from the exons ATGGATTCTGATGTTATTAAACAGATGAAGAAGGCCATGGCTTCTGATTTGGAAAGCAG GTATAGCAATAAGCAGGAGTTTCTGCAAGAGTGTACTGCACTGGATCCCCGCTTTAAAGTGTCATGTGTGAATGCAGAGCAGCAACATGAGGTGTACCACAGACTTGCAGTTGAAGCAGCTAATATGAAACCACGACTTGTGTCTGTGAAGGTGGAACCAACCACATCAACCACAACAGTTGCTGATGACCTACCTGCATTGCCAGTCATGCTACCAGATATGGAATCAGCTG ATGCACAGTCTGATGTCAAACCAGTTGATGATGTCATTACAACCTCGACAAGGATCACAAGTGACCTCACTACTCAGTCTAGTTGTGCCAGTGGTGGTTTAGCCTCCATTTTAGGTGATGTTGTTTTCATAAAGGAGGAGATGTTACCCAAGAAATCCAACTTGGAACAGGCAATATTCGAAATTGATGTCTTCAAAGGTCACGCGCTTATACCGATGTCAGAAGACCCATTGGTATGGTGGAAAGAACACCACTGGCAGTTTCCTCTTCTCTCACAGTTAGCCAGGAAACGGTTGTGTATTCCAGCCACATCAGTACCATCAGAACGCGTGTTCAGAACAGCTGGGAACATTGTCACAGCACAGAGGGCCGCACTCAATCCTGAAGTTGTGGACATGCTCATATTCTTGAAgaaaaatatggcctaa